The nucleotide window CTTTGCATCGACAGCATCGCGCTGAACTGCGACTGGCCGCCCGGCCGCTTCAGAAACACGACGAGTTCGCGCGCGACATCGAGCGCCATTGAACGACCGTGGTCTTCTTCGACGAGCGCGAGCGCAAGGTCGATGCCGGCCGTGACGCCGGCCGAGGTCCAGATATCGCCGTCGCGGATAAAGATCGGATCGGTCTCGACGCGCAGTTGCGGATAACGCTGCGCAAGCTCGTCGCAGCGCGCCCAATGCGTGACGACGCGACGCCCATCGAGCAAGCCGGCCTCGGCAAGCAGAAACGCGCCCGAACATACCGACGCGATACGCGTGGAACGTGCCGCTTGCCGTTGAGTCCACCGGACGAGGCGCGTATCTTCCGAGGCCGCGATTACGCCGCGGCCGCCCGGAATGACCAGCGTATGAACCTCGCCTTTGACAGTGCGTATCGAATCGGCCATCAGCGCGACGCCCGACGACGACGCGATCGGGCCGCGTTCGGCCGCGACGACTCCAGGCGCGTACGGCACGGCGAGCCCGCGTTGCGCCGCGAGTTCGTTGGCGGACGCGAATACCTGCAGCGGGCCGCAGACGTCGAGCAGTTGCACATTCTCAAACGCGAGCAGCAGAACAGAGCGGGCTTGACTGGACACCGTTGTGGACATGGTTGGCAGAAACCGTGGGTTAAATGGCAATTTTGCCAAAGACTACCTGCATAGAATCGTTATGTCCACCTCGCAGGTTCCTGCTTGCGGGTGAGCATCGTTCCCACATTTCACGAGGTATTCCATGACGCTGCAAATCGGCTTTCTGCTGTTTCCGCAAGTCCAGCAACTCGATCTGACAGGCCCGCACGAGGTGCTTGCGTCGGTGCCCGGCACTGCGACGCATCTGATCTGGAAAACGCGCGAACCGGTGGTATCGAGCAACGGGCTCGTGCTGACGCCCACCGTCACGTACGACGATTGTCCGCCGCTCGACGTGATCTGCGTTCCCGGCGGGACCGGTGTGACACCGCTTCTGCAGGATGCGCAGACTATTGCGTTCGTTCAGAAGCAGGCGGCGCTCGCGCGCTATGTCACGTCGGTCTGCACCGGCGCGTTGCTGCTCGGCGCGGCTGGGCTGCTGCGCGGGCGGCGCGCCACGACGCATTGGGGATTTCATGCGCTGCTCGAACCGCTCGGCGCGATTCCGACGCAAGGCCGCGTCGTGCGCGACGGCAATCTGATGACGGGCGGAGGCGTGACCGCCGGCATCGACTTTGGCTTGACGCTGGCTGCGGAACTCGCGGGGCTGCAGGAAGCGCACGCCATTCAGCTCGAACTCGAATATGCGCCAGCGCCGCCGTTCAATGCGGGCGATCCGCAGACCGCGCCGCGCGAAGTGGTCGAACTCGTGAAGCAACGCTCGGCGCAGAGCTTTGCCGCCCGAAGCCGCGCGATCGAGGAGATTGCGCGCGCCGGGGTGTGACGGTTGATGATTGCGCCGGCACGCGCTGCCGCCGATCGCTTCGTGTGTTTTTCAGATATGGAGCCGCGGCGGCGGGGCTATTGATGTGCCGCCGCGCTCGCGCTAGCCGGCGGCAGCACTTGCTGCGGATGCAGCGGATCATGCAACTCGCCCGACCATCCGCCGCCCAGATCGCCGATGAGCGCCGCCGCATCGAGCAATCTCTGCTGCTGCACACTCAACGCGGTCTGCTGATCGTTGAGTTGCGTCGTTTGTGCGGTGGCGACCGTGGTGTAGTCGACGGTACCGGCCTGATATTCATTCTGCGCGATCTCTGTGCCGCGGATCGCGTCTCGCACGGCGGCATCGAGTGCCTGCGCCTGGTCCGCGAGAATGCGCAAGCCGGACAGATCGTTTTCGACGTCTTCGAACGCAGTCAGCACGGTGCCGCGATAGTTCGCGACCGCCGCATCGTAGCCGGCCCGCGCGGCCGCCACCTGTCCGCTGCGCAGGCCGCCGTCGAAGATCGTCTCGCTCGCGTTCGCGCCGAGCGACCACACGTAGTTGCTGATATGCAGCAAGCCGTTCAACGGCGATTGCGTGAAGCCATCGAGCGCGGACAGCGAAATGTTCGGATAGTACGCGGCGATCGCCACGCCAATCGATGCGTTGGCGGCCGCCATCTGACGTTCCGCTGTCGCGATATCGGGCCGCCGCTGCAGAATGGTCGACGGCACGCCCGCGGGGATGTCGGGCAGCGTGGGCAGTGCGGTGCTGTACGCAATGACCAGCTCTCCGGGGTTCTTGCCGACTAGCACGGCAATCGCGTGCTGAAACTGCGCACGCGACACGCCAAGCGCAATCAGGTTCGCCTGCGCGTTTTCGAGCTGCGTGCGCGCCTGCACGAGATTCGATGGCGGCACGGTGCCCGCGCGATCCTGTTCGTTGACCACGCGCAGAAATTCGCTGAATGCTTCGACGGTTTGCGTGAGCAGGTCGATATTCGCATCGGTAATGCGAATATCGATGACCGCATTAGCGAGCGCAATCTGCTCCGATAGCGTTGCATTCGCAAGTGTCGCTTCGCTTGCCTGCGCGGTTGCGGAATTCTGTTCGATCGAGCGGCGCACCTGGCCCCACAGATCGAGGTCCCAGCTCGCGCTGCCTTCGAGCGAACCGCCGTTGTTGATCCGCGCACCACCTGCTTGCGGCAGGAACGACGAACTGCCGAACGTGCTGGTCGGACTGCGCTCGCGCGTAAGCGAGCCCTGCGCGGCGAGTGTCGGGAAAAGCCCCGCGCGCGCGATGCGCACTTCGGCGAGCGCCTGCTGATAGTTTGCGTAGCTTTGGCGCACGGACTGGTTCGATACCGCGACCTGCGGTTCGAGTTCGTCGAGCAGCGGATCGTTGAAAGCGGTCCACCAGTCGCCTTTCGGACCTTCGGCCGCGGTAGGTTGCGCCTGCGTCCAGCCCGGCAATTCGGACCATGTCGCCGGCACGGCAACCTGTGGCTTCCGGTAGTCGGGACCGACCATGCAGCCGCTCGTCAACGCGACGAGCGAGAACGCGAGTAGCGTGCGGGTCATGTTCATCATTGCGCGCCCGTATCCGGTGCGTCCGGGGTATCGGTGATGGTAGGAGACCGGCGGTTCCACGGCAGCCGCGCGGACCAGCGCGCTACCTTCGAACGCACGCGATCGAGATAGAGGTAAATCACGGGCGTCGTGTACAGCGTGAACACCTGGCTTAGCAGCAGGCCGCCCATCACCGTGACGCCGAGCGGCTGCCGCAGCGAGGCGCCCTGGCCGATGCCGATCGCGAGCGGCAGCGCGCCGAGCACGGCCGCCGCGGTCGTCATCATGATCGGGCGCAGACGCACGACGGCGGCTTCGTGAATGGCCGCACGCGCATCCATTTTCTCGTTGCGCTGCAACTGAATCGCCACGTCGACCATCATGATGCCGTTCTTCTTCACGATACCGATCAGCAGAATAATGCCGATCATCGCGATCACCGAAAACGGTGTGCCGAAAATCAGCAGCGCAAGCGTCGCGCCAATGCCGGCGGACGGCAAGGTCGAAAGAATGGTGAGCGGGTGGATCGTGTTTTCGTACAGCACGCCGAGCACGATATACACGACGAGCAGGGCGGCGAGAATCAGCAGCGGTACGGTGCCCATCGACTGCGCATACGCTTGCGCAGCGCCCGCGAATGCGCCATGCACGGACGCGGGCATGCCGATATCGCGCGACGCCTGTTCGATCGCCGCATCGGCCGCGCTCAGCGATCCGCCGGCCGGCAGGTTGAACGAAATCGTGCCGGCCACGAGACCGCTCTGATGGTTGATCTGGGTGGCGGTATGGCTGCTGGTCCAGTTGATCATTGCCGAAAGCGGCACCATCGTTTCGGCTGCCGTACTATCGGCGCTGCCGGTGGAGCTCCCTCCCTTGCTGTTGGCGATGCTGTTGGTCTGCGCGTTCGCCTGGGCATTCGAATTGAGCGCATTGGTTGCCGCAACCGCGCTGGCTGCAGCAGCAATCACGACCGGTTGCGTCACGCCGCTTACGGTGCCGCCCTGCATTTGCGTCTGCTGCGTGCCGTTCGCATTGCCGGCGGCGGTGCTCATATAAATGCCGCTCAACGACTGCGGATACTGCCAGTACTCGGGCGCCACCTCCATCACGACAAAGTACTGATTGAGCGGGTTGAAGATCGTCGATACCGTGCGCTGCCCGAATGCGTCGTAAAGCACGTTGTCGATCTGGTTCGCGACGAAACCGTAACGCATCGCGGTGCTGCGGTTCACTTGCACATACGCCTGCAGGCCGTTTTGCTGCAGATCCGAATTGACGTCGACGATCTGACTGCGGTGTTTGCCGAGCGCGGCGACGAGTTTCGGCACCCATTTGAACAGCGCATCGGGATCGTCGCTCGTCAGCGTGTACTGGTATTCGGCCGCCGATTGCCGTCCCCCGATGCGCAAGTCCTGCTGCGCCTGCAGGAACAGTTGCGCGCCGGACACGGCATTGAGCTTCGGCCGCAGCTGGTTCACCACTTGCGTTGCCGATAGATGCCGCTGCGAAATCGGCTTCAGTTCGATAAACACGTTGGCCGTGTTCAACGCGCGCCCACCGGTGAAGCCGGCCACCGACTGAACGGCCGGGTCCTTTTGCACGATGGCTTGCAGTTGTGCGAGCTTCTTTTGCATCGCGTCGAAAGAGATGCTCTGGTCCGCGATGATCTGCCCGATCAGAATGCCCGTGTCCTGCTCGGGAAAGAACGTCGCGGAAAGAAAGCGAAACAGGAACACGTTGGCGACGAGCAGCGCGATCAGCGAAAGGCCGATCAGCAGCGCATGATCGAGCGCACGGTCGAGCGAGCGGCTATACGCGTCGCGGAAACGCGCGAAGCCGTGGTCGATCCAGCGCGCCACGCGTGCCGCATGCGAATTCGCAGGGCCGGCCCGTTCGCGCTTCAGTACATACGCGCACATCGTGGGCGTGATCGTCAGCGAGATGACGAGCGACAGCAGGATCGCGATCGACAACGTCACGGCGAACTCGTGGAACAGCAGGCCGACGATGCCCGGCATCAGCAGAATCGGCAAAAACACGGCGATCAGCGACAGGCTCATCGATATGACGGTGAAGCCGACTTCGCCGGCGCCGCGTATCGCCGCTTCCTTCGGGTCGAGCCCCGCTTCGATATGGCGCACGATATTTTCGAGCACGACCACCGCATCGTCGACCACGAAGCCGGTGCCGATCGTCAGCGCCATCAGCGACAGATTGTCGATGCTGTAGCCGAGCAGATACATCGGGCCGAACGTGCCGACAATCGAAAGCGGCAGCGCGACCGCGGGAATCAGCGTCGCACGCGGCGACAGCAGGAAGATAAACACTACGCCGACCACGAGCAGCACCGCGATAAACAGGGTGCGCTCGGTATCGGACGTCGAGGCCCGCACCGATTCCGAGCGGTCGATCGCGACATTGACGTGAATCGAACTCGGCATCGCCGCTTCGATGGCGGGCAGCCGTGCCTGGATCTGACTGACCGTCTTCACCACGTTGCTGCCCGGCAGCGGATAGACGATCACGAGCACCGCGGATTTGCCGTTATAAAGGCCTGCATTGCGGATGTTCTCATTCGAGTCGATCACGCTTGCAACGTCGCGTAAGAATACGGGCGCGCCTTGCCGGTAGGCGATCACGATATCGCGATACGGCGCTGCGTTGCTGATCTGGTCGTTCGACAGGACCTCGAAGCGCTGGCCGTTCTGGTCGATATGGCCTTTCGCGCTATCCGCATTGGCCGCGCCGACGGCGGCGCGCACGTCTTCGAGGCCGATTCCGTAGCTATTGAGCTTGCCCGGTTGCAGTTCGACGCGCACCGACGGCAGGGCGCCGCCGCCGAGCGTGATCTGGCCGACGCCATCCACTTGCGACAACTGCTGTTGAATGACCGAATCGGCGGAATCGTAAAGTTGCGCTTTGGTCAGCGTGTCCGACGTGAGCGCGAGCACCATGACCGGCGCGCTCGCGGGGTTGTACTGCCGATAAGTCGGATTCGCGCGCAAGGTGGTCGGCAGATCGGCGCGCGCGGCCTGGATCGCCGCTTCGACATCGCGCGCGGCGCCGTTGATATCGCGGTTCAGGCCGAACACGACGACGATCATCGACGTGCCGACATAACTCATCGACGTCAGTTCGGCGACATCGGCAATCGTGCCGAGCCGGCGCTCGAGCGGTTCGGCGACCGTCGAAGCCATCGTTTCGGGGCTTGCGCCGGCCATTTGCGCCTGAACGACGATTACCGGGTACGCGACATTGGGCAGCGGTGCGACCGGCAGCCGGAAATACGCGAGAAAACCGGCCAGCAGAATCGCGACTGCCAGCAGGCTGGTCGCGACGGGCCGCCGGATAAACAGCGCCGGGATGTTCACGGCGTGCTCCGCTGCGCGCCGTGTTCGTCGCGCTCACGGCGCTTGCGCGAGAAACGCTGCGCGAGCCGGTCGAAAAACAGATAGATGACGGGTGTCGTGAAGAGCGTCAGCACCTGGCTCAACGTCAGGCCGCCGATGATCGCGAGGCCGAGCGGGCGGCGCAGTTCGGAGCCGGTGCCGGTGCCGAGCAGCATCGGCAGGGCGCCCAGCATGGCGGCGAGCGTGGTCATCAGGATCGGGCGGAAGCGCAGCAGCGACGCTTCGAAAATCGCTTCACGCGGCGATTTGCCATGCACGCGCTCCGCTTCGAGCGCGAAGTCGACCATCATGATCGCGTTCTTCTTCACGATGCCGATCAGCAGCACGATGCCGATAATGCCGATCACGTCGAGGTCGCTGCCCGCGATCATCAGCGCGAGCAGCGCGCCGATGCCGGCCGACGGCAGCGTCGACAGGATCGTGACCGGGTGGATATAACTTTCGTACAGCACGCCGAGCACGATATACACGGCCGCGAGCGCGGCGATCAGCAGATACACCTCGCTTGACAGCGAATCTTCGAATGCTTGCGCCGCGCCCTGGAACGTCGATGTGATCGACGGCGGCAGATGGACCGCATTCTCCGCGTCGCGAATCGCGCGCACGGCGGCGCTCAGCGACGCATCTTTCGCGAGATTGAACGAGATCGTCACCGACGGGAACTGCGCGAGGTGGCTCACCACGAGTGGCGTGCGCACGATGCGCAGCTTCGCGATGCCGGAGAGTTGGACCTGGCCGCTGCTGCCGGTCTGACTCGGCAGATAGAGGTTGCCGAGCGCTTGCACATCGGCCATCGCTTCGGGTTTTGCGACGAGAATGACGCGGTACTGGTCGGACTGCTGGAAGATCGTCGAGACGATGCGCTGGCCTAGTGCATCGTAAAGCGCGTTGTCGATCGTCGCGGCGGTGATGCCGTAGCGCGCCGCAAGCTGGCGGTTCACGTCGACGTAAATACCGAGGCCGTCCACGTTGAGGTCGCTTGCGACGTCGGTGATCGACGGAATCTTCTTCATGCGATCGATCAGCGCCGGCACGTATTGCTGGAACGCCTGCTGGTTCGGACCGCGCAGCACGAAGTTGTACTGGTTCTTCGTCACCGTCGTGTCGAGCGTGAGGTCCTGCTCGGGCTGCAGATAGAGCCGGATGCCCGGCACCTTTTCCGCTTCCTGCTGGATGCGGCGGCCGATTTCCCCGGCCGTCAGCGACCGGTCGTCGCGGGGGCGCAGGTTGATCAGAAAGCGCCCGTTGTTCAGCGTCGTGTTGGTGCCGTCGATGCCGACGTACGAGGTCAGCGACACGACATCCGGATCCTTGAGGATCGCTTGCGCAAGGTCGTTTTGCCTTTTGACCATCGCCGAATACGACACCGAGTTGTCGGCCACGCTGATGCCTTGCAATACGCCGACGTCCTGCACCGGGAACAGACCCTTGGGGATCACGATGTAGAGGATCAGCGTCAGCGCTACGGTGCCGAGCGCGACGAACAGCGTCAGCGTCTGGTGATCGAGCACCCAGCGCAGGCCGCGTTCGTATGCGGCAAGCGTTTTGTCGAATAGCCCTTCGCTGATGCGCTCGAAGCGGCTCGGGTGCCGTTCGGCCTGGGCGCGCAGAATGCGCGCGCACATCATCGGCACGACCGTCAGCGAGACGACAGCCGACAGTACGATGGTCACAGCGAGGGTGATGGCGAATTCGCTGAAGAGGCGGCCGATCACGCCGCCCATAAACAGCAGCGGAATCAGCACCGCGATCAGCGATACCGTCAGCGACAGAATCGTAAAGCCGATTTGTCCGGCGCCCTTCAAAGCCGCTTCGAGCGGTCCCATCCCTTCTTCGAGATACCGGACGATATTCTCGATCATCACGATCGAGTCGTCGACGACGAAGCCGGTGGCGATGATCAGCGCCATCAGCGACAGATTGTCGATCGAGTAGTTGAGCTGGTACATCACCGCGAGCGTGCCGATCAACGAGACCGGTACCGAGATGCTCGGGATGATGGTCGCGGGCACGTTGCGCAGGAACACGAAAATCACCGCGACGACGAGCACGATCGCGAGAAGCAGCTCGAACGCCGCGTCGCGCACCGACGAGCGGATCACGCCGGTGCTGTCCGCCACCACCGTCACTTTCATGCCGGCCGGCAGCGTCGATTCGAGTTTCGGCAACTGCTGCATGATCTGGTTCACGGTGCGGATCACGTTCGCGCCGGGCTGCCGTTGCACGTTGATTACGATCGCCGGCGTTCTGTTGAACCACGCGCCGCGCTCGACGTCCTGCGGCGCCTGGCTCGCGCGCGCGACATCGCGCAGATACACGGGCGCGCCGTTCTGATATGCGATCACCGAGTTCAAATAGTCTTCGGGGTCGACGATCTGATCGTTGCCGTTGATCGTGTAGTCGAGCTCGGGGCCGTCGAAGTTGCCTTTCGGCTGGCTCACGTTGATGTTCGCGAGCAGCGTGCGCAGGTCGTCGATATTGAGGCCGTAGCCCGCGAGTTTCTGCGGATCGGCTTCGACGCGCACGGCCGGCACATTGCCGCCCGCGGTGGCGACGAGGCCGACGCCCGGCACTTCGGAAATCTTCGTCGCGAGCCGGTTGTTCGCCGCGTCCTGCAACTGCGTGAGCGACATCGACTTCGACGTGACCGCGAGCGTGAGGATCGGCTGGTCGGCGGGATTGACCTTCGCATACGTGGGCGGCGCGGGCAGGCCAGCGGGCAGGAAGCTGTTGGCCGCGTTGATCGCCTGCTGCACGTTCTGCTGCGCGACGTCGAGATTCAGCGAAAGGTCGAACTGCAGCGTGATGATCGAGGCGCCTTCGGAGCTGTACGAGATCATCTGCTGCAGGCCCGGTATCTGGCCGAGCTGCACTTCGAGCGGCGCGGTCACCGTGGTCGCCATCACGTGCGGGCTCGCGCCGGGATAGAAGGTCTGCACCTGGATCGTCGGATAGTCGACCGACGGCAGCGACGAGACCGGCAGGAACTTCATCGCGACGAGACCGACGAGCACGAGCGCGATCATGAGCAGCGATGTCGCTACCGGTCTCAGGATAAACAGGCGGGAGAAATTCATCGGCGCGGGATGGGCGGCTTATGGTCGGCGTCTAAAGTGCTTGGCGGTCGTTCGCCGGGCGCGGGTCGGTCACGCATCGGCGCCTCACGAATCCTGCACTTGCGCGTTCGCATCCGATGCAGCCGGTGCTGCGCTCCCGCCGCTTGCCGGTGCTGCACGCGCGGGCGCCGGCGTGATATGCGCGCCGTCGGACAATCGGTCGAGCCCGTCGGTAACGACGCGCTGGCCTGCGGCCAGTCCCGAAGCGATGGCGGTGTACGCACCGTTGGTCGGCCCGATCGTGACCTTACGCACCGACACGGTGTTGTTGGCGTTCACCACATAGACATAGTCGCCGGGCGCGCCGGTTTGCACAGCCGGTGTCGGCACGAGCACCGCGTTCTGCAGCGTATCGACGAGCAGCGTCACGTTGACGAACTCGTTGGGGAAGAGCGCCTCGTCGTCGTTCGGCAGGCTCGCGCGCAGCGTGACGGTGCCGGTCGCGGTGGCCATCTGGTTGTTGATCGTGTAGAGCTCGCCCGTCGCGAGCTTCTTCGAGTTGTCGCTGCTATAGACGGTGACGGGCAGCTTCGCGCCGGTATTGAAGCGGCGCAGCACGTGATCCAGCGAGTTTTGCGGCACGGTGAATTCGACGGTGGTCGGTTTCATCTGCGTAATCACGGCGATGCCGGGCTGGCTCGACGCGGTGACGTAGTTGCCCGGATCGATGAGCCGCAGGCCGATGCGGCCCGAGATCGGCGCGGTGATATGGCAGTAGATGAGGTCGAGATCGAATTGCGCGATGTTCGCGAGGTCCGCCTTGACGGCGGCTTCGTCCTGCTGCACGAGGAACTGCTGGTCGACGTAAGTCTGCTCGGCGATCGACTTGTGCTCGTTCAGTTGCGTGAAGCGCGCGAGATCGGCGCGGGCCTGGGCCAGCGTCGCCTTGTCTTTGGCGAGCTGTGCCTGAGCCTGCTGCTTGCTGATCTCGAACTGGCGCGGGTCGATCTGCGCAAGGAACTGGCCTTTTTCGACGTCCTGGCCTTCGCGATAGCCGACGGCGGTCAGGTAGCCGCTCAATTGCGGCAGTACGGTGACGGTTGCGACCGGCGTAATCGTCCCGAGCGCGCTCAGCGTTTCCGGCATCGGGCCCACGGTGGCCGTTGCGACCGTTACGACTTGCGGGGTCGCCGCGCGCGCTGGTTTCTTGCCGCGCAGCACGTGCAGCACCGCGAGGGCGATCAGCACGATCACGATGATGGCAATAACCAGCAGGCCGCGGCGCCGCGGTTTCTGTTGCGGGGTTGTCACAGCATTCATCGCTACCTCGCGCGTATTGTTTTCGAGCGTGACCTGCACGGTAGCCGTAACCGTGACCACGGCTGGGACCGCTGGCCGAGCCGCGGCGCGGGTGCCCTATCGCATTGGCCGCCGCCGGGCGGATAGCTATGCTGCATACACCTTCTCATCGATTGGTTTCCCCGTTCTTAACGAGCGCCCCGTCCAACCAGGATCGAGAATTAAAACGAGCTTTCGAGTAGTGTGCCGGCCTGAACGCACATGCATAGGATCGCGTGATGTACGACTCGTACACCTTACGATCTGCTATCAGTCAGTTCGGGATCGGCGTGACCCAACACTTTAACTGGTCCGATGAGGAAGACGCAGATTTGATGTAACGCGCGGTAATCGCAACGTGACGTCGGATCGGTGCGACGCAAAGCGTAGCGGAAGAAGGGCGGGTTGCCACGCTGCATTGGACTACCACTGTTCCGCATGCTTTGTCGTTTGTACTGCGATCCAGGCGGGCAGTGGAACCGATCTCTCGCCAGATCCGCGTCGAATTGTTCCTTCTATGAAAAGGGACACTCCTGAATGCGTTGCGCGACGATTTTTCGGATTCATTCGATATATGAATGCGAGGTATAGCGAAGTATTGGAGAAAGGCATGCCGCTGACCTTTCCTTTCAATCATGTTATGTGTGTCAAATTAATGTGACATTTCACCGAACCTTTGACGAAAAGATTCATAAAGTTCATGGGAAAAGGTGACCGACGTTACTGCGTGTCATTCATCCTGTTTCCGCCTTGATTTATAAAAAACTCTCTGTAGACAAATAACTTTGCTTATGCGACAGTTCCAGCGAGCACTGAATCCTGCCTTCGTTACAAGCGCTATGCCGGCAGTCGCGACCGCCTACAGGATGGTTGTGCGGGCATTTAGCAGACGTGCTCGGGGTTGTTTCCGAAAGAGAGCGCTGTTGCATGGGCGTGCCACGCGCGCCGTCGTGCAACGTGCATGTCGACATCTAATGGCTGCGTAAAGACGGCCTGAAGAGGAAACGGTAACCATGAGCACTCGAAGTGCGCCGGGGATCGAAGAGCATCCAGCAGAACAGCCAGACGATTCCCCCGATCGGCTGTTGCCTCCACAAATCGTGTTCGTACGCATCTCGCGCCACGATGGTCCTTCATAAGTTTTCTCCGGCCGGATAAATCGCCCGGCTATTGCATCCCTGCCTCTAGCGTTGTCGCCTGAATGCTTCATTTGGCTATTCCGCGCCAAATGAAAAGGCTTCGCTCGGCCTGACGATTTAAATAAGTCAATTCGCTGGTTGAAATTACGTGGTGGTCCGGCGACTGAATGAGATGCCGTATCGACTGCAAGCAGGAATGCAAATAACGATTATCTAAAACGAGACGGATCAATGTCCACTGGCTAATCCAGCATCGGACGACTATCGGCAACAACCGGAAACCGGAGAGCAGACCGCGTAGCGCTTTACGTGGCGATTCGTCACGTCCGCGCGATCTGCACGCGAAGCCGATCGAGGGTCGTGCGGCGCGCTGGCTGTCGTATCGATTGTGGACACCCGTTGCCGTTCGCAGGCGCGCAGCGTTTCGACATATCGCTGGCGTTGAAGTCGATTTTCTGTCCGGTGGAGAGGAACAACATGAACAAGGTGTGTCGCACTATCTATAACAAAGCGCTTGGCGCCTTTATTGCGGTATCCGAACATGAGTGCGCGTTGGGCAAGGACAAAGGCGCGGCTGCGTCGAGCGCGTACGGTCTATCCGATGCGAGGACAGGAAACCCTTCCGTCGCTATATCTCTTGCTGCGAAACGCGGTACGCGCACGACATCCGCGGGCGTCGACCGGATGCAACGGTTGCCGCTGGTCCGCTGGCTGGCCGTCGCCGGGTGTGTCCTGGTTTCACCGGCCGTGTTCGCGGGGACATGCGTTCAGCTGGACGCGATCGGTACCAATACGGCGACCGGAAGCGGCGCTTCCGGCACCGCCACATGCGGTTCGTTTTCGATCGCGATCGGGGCGGGCAGCGGTGCGACGGCCAACAACTTCGGCGTGGCCGTCGGAGACGCCGCGACTTCCACGGGCACCAACTCCGTTGCAATAGGCCGGCAGACCGTCGCGACCGGTGCGCAGAGTTCGGCACTAGGCCAAGCCGCAAAGGCGGCCGGAGCAGGCGCGACGGCATTGGGTGCGGCGGCGCAGGCGTCGGGCGCAGGCTCCGTTGCACTCGGTAGTGCCGATTCGACCGCCGAGGGCGGCGCGGCGGCGCCCGTTGCGGCCGCCGCGCCCAATGCGTCGGGGATTCGCGCGATCGCCATCGGGGCAGGCTCGAGCGCTGCGGGAACTTCGTCGATTGCCGAGGGCGACGGCGCGTCGGCGGCCAACACGGCCAATGCGATCGCGATCGGCACGACCGCGCAGAGTTCCGGCACGGCTGCCGTTGCGATTGGCCAGTCCGCAAGCGCTTCGCAGGCCCAGGCAGCGGCCTTGGGCTTTCAGGCGTCGGCCGCGGGGATCGGGTCGGTCGCGATCGGCAATCAGTCGCAGGTGCGCGCCGGCGCCGACGCCGGCGTCGCGCTCGGCAGCGGCGCGGTGTCGAATGGCCCGTCGGCGGTCGCGATCGGCGTCAACAGCGGCGCGAGCAATACAGGCGCCATTGCCATCGGTGTCGGCGGCACGGCCGGCGTTCCCGGCTCAGGCACCCAGGCCACGGGTAATGCATCGATCGCGTTCGGCGAAGCTTCGCTTGCCGCTGCC belongs to Paraburkholderia sp. SOS3 and includes:
- a CDS encoding efflux RND transporter periplasmic adaptor subunit; translated protein: MNAVTTPQQKPRRRGLLVIAIIVIVLIALAVLHVLRGKKPARAATPQVVTVATATVGPMPETLSALGTITPVATVTVLPQLSGYLTAVGYREGQDVEKGQFLAQIDPRQFEISKQQAQAQLAKDKATLAQARADLARFTQLNEHKSIAEQTYVDQQFLVQQDEAAVKADLANIAQFDLDLIYCHITAPISGRIGLRLIDPGNYVTASSQPGIAVITQMKPTTVEFTVPQNSLDHVLRRFNTGAKLPVTVYSSDNSKKLATGELYTINNQMATATGTVTLRASLPNDDEALFPNEFVNVTLLVDTLQNAVLVPTPAVQTGAPGDYVYVVNANNTVSVRKVTIGPTNGAYTAIASGLAAGQRVVTDGLDRLSDGAHITPAPARAAPASGGSAAPAASDANAQVQDS
- a CDS encoding efflux RND transporter permease subunit; the encoded protein is MNFSRLFILRPVATSLLMIALVLVGLVAMKFLPVSSLPSVDYPTIQVQTFYPGASPHVMATTVTAPLEVQLGQIPGLQQMISYSSEGASIITLQFDLSLNLDVAQQNVQQAINAANSFLPAGLPAPPTYAKVNPADQPILTLAVTSKSMSLTQLQDAANNRLATKISEVPGVGLVATAGGNVPAVRVEADPQKLAGYGLNIDDLRTLLANINVSQPKGNFDGPELDYTINGNDQIVDPEDYLNSVIAYQNGAPVYLRDVARASQAPQDVERGAWFNRTPAIVINVQRQPGANVIRTVNQIMQQLPKLESTLPAGMKVTVVADSTGVIRSSVRDAAFELLLAIVLVVAVIFVFLRNVPATIIPSISVPVSLIGTLAVMYQLNYSIDNLSLMALIIATGFVVDDSIVMIENIVRYLEEGMGPLEAALKGAGQIGFTILSLTVSLIAVLIPLLFMGGVIGRLFSEFAITLAVTIVLSAVVSLTVVPMMCARILRAQAERHPSRFERISEGLFDKTLAAYERGLRWVLDHQTLTLFVALGTVALTLILYIVIPKGLFPVQDVGVLQGISVADNSVSYSAMVKRQNDLAQAILKDPDVVSLTSYVGIDGTNTTLNNGRFLINLRPRDDRSLTAGEIGRRIQQEAEKVPGIRLYLQPEQDLTLDTTVTKNQYNFVLRGPNQQAFQQYVPALIDRMKKIPSITDVASDLNVDGLGIYVDVNRQLAARYGITAATIDNALYDALGQRIVSTIFQQSDQYRVILVAKPEAMADVQALGNLYLPSQTGSSGQVQLSGIAKLRIVRTPLVVSHLAQFPSVTISFNLAKDASLSAAVRAIRDAENAVHLPPSITSTFQGAAQAFEDSLSSEVYLLIAALAAVYIVLGVLYESYIHPVTILSTLPSAGIGALLALMIAGSDLDVIGIIGIVLLIGIVKKNAIMMVDFALEAERVHGKSPREAIFEASLLRFRPILMTTLAAMLGALPMLLGTGTGSELRRPLGLAIIGGLTLSQVLTLFTTPVIYLFFDRLAQRFSRKRRERDEHGAQRSTP